From a single Cotesia glomerata isolate CgM1 linkage group LG6, MPM_Cglom_v2.3, whole genome shotgun sequence genomic region:
- the LOC123266757 gene encoding uncharacterized protein LOC123266757, with amino-acid sequence MKLKIVLVLSIVLTIDPSYQLGLNPLESVQQKLDATIDTAKIQLDDNLTAARRKIDQVAAGLKETAESAGQVVYDQIREFVDKFDDQLKELEKSSGQVDVSDCMTLANPKDSIALGAMMNVSTCIIDQLELGDGIPESLFKVTGEVRENLTTIQEESQKCFQDVGFTAVPKATACAAKMTAKATWITANSVPVILTTTVSLTDQMEKLPINVPSCAVNSGIEKLPMKYAELYAQVKQCIDRKTSQA; translated from the exons atgaagttaaaaatcGTTTTAGTTTTGTCAATTGTGCTTACAATTGATCCAAGTTACCAACTAGGATTAAACCCCCTTGAAAGTGTCCAACAAAAGTTAGACGCGACGATAGATACCGCAAAGATTCAGCTTGACGATAATTTAACGGCGGCGAGGAGAAAAATCGATCAGGTTGCGGCTGGATTAAAAGAAACCGCGGAATCTGCAGGGCAGGTTGTTTACGATCAAATCCGCGAGTTTGTCGATaag TTTGACGACCAATTAAAAGAGCTCGAAAAATCCTCAGGCCAAGTTGACGTCTCAGATTGTATGACACTAGCAAACCCCAAGGATTCAATAGCGCTTGGGGCGATGATGAACGTGAGCACTTGTATTATTGACCAGCTCGAACTTGGAGATGGAATTCCTGAGAGCCTTTTCAAAGTTACAGGGGAGGTTCGTGAAAATCTAACGACTATCCAAGAAGaatctcaaaaatgttttcaagACGTAGGATTTACGGCTGTCCCTAAAGCCACTGCGTGCGCTgctaaa atGACTGCAAAAGCAACCTGGATAACAGCAAACAGCGTGCCTGTGATATTAACAACTACTGTTAGCTTGACCGATCAGATGGAGAAGTTGCCAATAAATGTTCCCTCTTGTGCTGTAAACAGCGGAATTGAAAAACTGCCAATGAAATATGCCGAGCTTTATGCTCAAGTTAAACAGTGTATTGATAGAAAAACCTCCCAAGCATAG